A single genomic interval of Musa acuminata AAA Group cultivar baxijiao chromosome BXJ3-4, Cavendish_Baxijiao_AAA, whole genome shotgun sequence harbors:
- the LOC135636037 gene encoding receptor-like protein EIX2, with protein MMHQQPQPHSMATDNVYIPFFLSAFICIQLIKPNICDGALTSGCISPERSALLEFKRGLKDPTNRLSSWVGEDCCKWEGVTCSNHTGHVVKLDLHNPHPFSDFGDEPHNNWILGGELRPSLLGLKHLKYLDLSMNDFGGINIPEFMGSFHQLQYLNLSRAGLGGVLPHQLGNLSNLQYLDLSNDFVPNSFSVVKFNEFSIGDALWISHLSSLKHLNLNSVNFQNGTHWMEALNMLPSIVEIYLSECAIGRVPLSLPHVNFTSLSVLDLSENFINSTMPSWLSNISGLEHLDLNGNFLQGNIPPTFGNLASLKELNLAYNSLQGGIPTSFKNLCKLQNLILPGININQHLLELDEIFSGCIKMSLVILDLSYTNISGQLPEWLFQLRKLKSLQLSQNLISGPIPVSLGQLASLQELSLEQNQLNETIPESMGWLSQLVSLELELNFLEGVMSEAHFANLTKLKHLYLWSNSLTLKVKTDWLPPFQLESLRIGSCKLGPEFPTWLQSQINISEIDMPNAGIIDAMPNWFWGLISTAEYVSVSGNQISGHVPNILHLNNLSWLDLSSNYFEGPLPYFPPRLELLDLSNNSFSGTISLDIIMNMPYLLYLSLSKNNLSGEIPFSICQLRALEALDLSKNMLSGELPNCWNNSSRIDVMDFSSNNISGVIPESICSVSTLRSLHLSNNSLSGELPLSLKDCKELLLLDAGHNGLKGEIPTWIGESLTHLEFLKLRSNMLAGDIPPNLSRLSALQMLDLANNELSGNIPRSFGNFTAMKVIGRFPSLIAYAIEDSYKERMLVTTKGNTLYYDKLLSLVNIFDLSDNNLSGGVPEELTNLSGLFSLNLSGNHFTGEITENISKLQQLESLDLSRNNFSGTIPSNLVALTSLAFLNLSYNNLSGEIPHGNQLLTFNDPSIYTGNPGLCGLPLNQSCNVSETARGQSNADDRDENEMIWFYMSIALGFVAGFWAIWGPLLFNKNWNIYYFRFIDNMLDKVYVFTILNLSRIKRRCCSQQK; from the coding sequence ATGATGCACCAGCAACCACAACCCCACTCCATGGCTACAGACAATGTCTATATTCCTTTCTTCCTTTCGGCCTTCATATGCATTCAACTGATAAAACCCAACATCTGCGACGGAGCTCTAACCTCAGGCTGCATCTCTCCCGAAAGAAGTGCTCTACTTGAGTTCAAACGAGGCCTGAAAGATCCTACCAACAGGCTGTCCTCTTGGGTGGGTGAAGACTGCTGCAAATGGGAGGGTGTGACTTGCAGCAATCATACTGGGCATGTCGTCAAGCTGGATCTCCACAATCCGCATCCTTTCTCTGATTTTGGTGACGAGCCACACAACAACTGGATCTTAGGAGGTGAGTTGAGGCCTTCTTTACTTGGTCTGAAGCACCTAAAGTACCTGGACCTAAGCATGAACGATTTTGGAGGCATTAATATTCCAGAATTCATGGGGTCATTCCATCAGCTCCAATATCTCAACCTCTCCAGAGCTGGATTGGGTGGAGTCCTGCCTCACCAGCTGGGAAATCTCTCCAATCTGCAGTATCTAGACTTGTCCAATGATTTCGTTCCCAATTCTTTTTCTGTGGTTAAGTTCAATGAATTTAGCATCGGTGATGCACTCTGGATTTCTCACCTTTCTTCTCTAAAGCATCTCAACCTGAACAGTGTCAACTTTCAAAATGGTACTCACTGGATGGAAGCTCTGAACATGCTTCCTTCTATCGTGGAGATATACTTATCTGAATGTGCAATTGGACGTGTTCCCCTCTCTCTTCCACATGTGAACTTTACATCACTGTCTGTTCTTGATTTGTCAGAAAATTTCATTAACTCTACGATGCCCTCTTGGTTATCCAACATAAGTGGCCTTGAGCACCTTGATCTCAATGGGAATTTCCTTCAGGGTAATATTCCACCGACCTTTGGTAACTTGGCTTCCCTCAAGGAACTTAATTTAGCTTACAATTCTCTTCAAGGAGGAATACCCACTTCCTTCAAAAATTTGTGCAAGCTACAGAATTTAATATTGCCAGGCATCAATATCAACCAACATTTGTTAGAACTTGATGAAATTTTTTCTGGTTGCATCAAGATGAGCCTAGTGATTCTGGACTTATCCTACACGAATATTAGTGGGCAGCTGCCTGAATGGTTATTCCAACTCAGGAAGCTTAAATCACTCCAGTTATCGCAGAATCTGATTTCTGGTCCCATTCCTGTATCACTTGGACAACTAGCATCACTCCAGGAGCTCTCTCTTGAACAAAATCAGTTGAATGAAACTATACCAGAAAGTATGGGGTGGCTATCTCAGCTAGTTTCGTTGGAACTTGAGCTGAACTTTTTGGAGGGTGTCATGTCTGAGGCACATTTTGCAAACCTCACAAAATTGAAACACTTATATTTGTGGTCCAACTCCTTGACTCTGAAGGTCAAGACTGATTGGCTTCCTCCTTTCCAGCTTGAATCCCTTCGGATAGGCTCTTGCAAACTGGGTCCTGAGTTCCCTACATGGCTCCAATCGCAAATAAATATTTCAGAAATTGATATGCCTAATGCTGGTATTATTGATGCTATGCCAAATTGGTTTTGGGGCTTAATTTCCACAGCAGAGTACGTGAGTGTCTCCGGCAATCAGATCAGTGGCCACGTACCCAATATATTGCATTTAAACAACCTCAGCTGGTTGGATTTAAGTTCAAACTACTTCGAGGGTCCCCTTCCATATTTTCCTCCTAGATTGGAATTATTAGATCTGTCAAACAATTCTTTTTCAGGAACAATTTCACTTGACATCATCATGAATATGCCCTACCTCTTATATTTATcgctttcaaaaaataatttaagtgGTGAAATTCCCTTCTCTATATGCCAACTACGGGCCTTGGAGGCTCTTGatctttcaaaaaatatgttGTCAGGAGAGCTCCCCAATTGCTGGAATAATTCTTCTAGAATTGACGTTATGGATTTTTCAAGCAACAATATATCTGGAGTTATTCCTGAGTCAATATGTTCCGTATCAACACTTCGGTCGTTGCATTTGAGCAATAATAGTCTATCTGGAGAGTTGCCTTTGTCCTTGAAAGATTGCAAGGAATTACTCCTTCTTGATGCCGGACACAATGGTTTGAAAGGTGAAATTCCAACCTGGATAGGTGAAAGTTTAACTCATCTAGAGTTCCTCAAACTGCGATCAAATATGTTGGCCGGAGATATTCCTCCAAATCTTTCAAGATTAAGTGCTCTTCAAATGCTCGACCTAGCCAATAATGAGCTGTCAGGAAATATTCCAAGGAGCTTTGGAAATTTTACTGCCATGAAAGTTattggaaggtttccaagttTGATCGCATATGCAATTGAAGATAGTTATAAGGAACGGATGCTAGTAACAACTAAAGGAAACACTCTATACTATGATAAGTTACTTTCGCTTGTGAATATCTTTGACCTATCAGATAATAACCTATCTGGAGGAGTACCTGAAGAACTAACAAATCTTTCTGGCTTGTTCAGCTTAAATTTATCTGGAAACCATTTCACAGGAGAAATCACTGAAAATATCAGTAAATTACAACAGTTGGAGTCTCTTGACTTGTCGAGGAACAACTTTTCTGGCACAATTCCTTCTAACCTCGTTGCCCTGACTTCTTTGGCTTTCTTGAACCTCTCATACAACAACTTGTCAGGGGAAATTCCACACGGTAATCAACTTTTAACCTTCAATGATCCATCTATCTATACTGGCAATCCTGGTCTTTGTGGACTTCCTCTGAATCAAAGTTGCAATGTTAGTGAGACAGCACGAGGTCAAAGTAATGCGGATGATAGAGATGAGAATGAGATGATATGGTTCTACATGAGCATAGCACTAGGATTTGTTGCTGGTTTCTGGGCAATTTGGGGTCCATTGctatttaacaagaattggaatattTACTATTTTAGATTTATAGACAACATGCTTGACAAAGTTTATGTGTTCACCATACT
- the LOC135636455 gene encoding receptor-like protein EIX1, whose translation MATENVYVLFYLLAFLCIQPNVCDGALTSGCIPAERSALLEFKRGLKDPTNRLSSWVGEDCCKWEGVTCSNHAGHIVKLDLHNPHPFYDDEPYNKWTLGGELRPSLLGLKHLKYLDLSMNDFGGINIPKFMGSFHRLQYLNLSRAGLGGLLPHQLGNLSNLQYLDLSDDIFVAPIHQFSIGDALWISHLSSLKHLNLKSVNFQNGTHWLEALNMLPSIVEIYLSDCAIQSVPLSLPHVNFTSLSVLDLSDSLIDSTIPSWLSNISGLEHLDLNGNFLQGNIPPTFGNLASLKELNLAYNSLRGGIPTSFKNLCKLQNLILSGINISKDLLELDEIFSGCIKMSLESLDLSGTNISGQLPEWLFQLRKLKSLQLEQNLISGPIPVSIGQLASLQELYLGVNQLNETIPESVWWLSQLVVLDLGHNNLEGVMSEAHFGNLTELKYLSLSSNSLALKVKSNWLPPFRLESLLMGSCKLGPEFPAWLQSQINISEIVMSNASIIDAMPNWFWSLISTAEYVSVSGNQISGHVPNLLHLNNLYGLDLSSNYFEGPLPYFPPGLELLDLSNNSFSGTISLVISTNMSNLVYLSFSENNLSGEIPFSICKLSVLEVLDLSKNMLSGELPSCWNDSSSIEVIDFSSNSISGVIPESICSIVSLQSLHLSNNSLSGELPLSLKDCKKLYLLDAGHNDLKGEIPTWIGESLTSLRFLNLRSNMLVRDIPPNLSRLSALQFLDLADNELSGTIPRSFGNFTAMKVIENFSSSTTGQIRYKEHMFITTKGNTFSYDELLPLMNILDLSDNSLFGGVPEELTSLSCLFSLNLSGNHFTGEITENISKLQQLESLDLSRNNFSGTIPSSLAFLTSLAHLNLSYNNLSGEIPLGNQLLTFNDPSIYIGNPGLCGFPLNQSCKDNETAQGRSNAADRDENEMIWFYTSMAPGFVVGFWAVWGTLILNKNWNLYYFRFIDNMLDKVYVFTVLKVSRIRKSCCSQG comes from the coding sequence ATGGCTACAGAAAATGTCTACGTTCTCTTCTACTTATTGGCCTTCCTATGCATTCAACCCAACGTCTGCGACGGAGCTCTAACCTCGGGCTGCATCCCTGCCGAAAGAAGTGCTCTACTTGAGTTCAAACGAGGCCTGAAAGATCCTACCAACAGGCTGTCCTCTTGGGTGGGTGAAGACTGCTGCAAATGGGAGGGTGTGACGTGCAGCAATCATGCTGGGCATATCGTCAAGCTGGACCTCCACAATCCGCATCCTTTCTATGATGATGAGCCATACAACAAATGGACCTTAGGAGGTGAGTTGAGGCCTTCTTTACTTGGTCTGAAGCACCTAAAGTACCTGGACCTAAGCATGAACGATTTTGGAGGCATTAATATTCCAAAATTCATGGGGTCATTCCATCGACTCCAATATCTTAACCTCTCCCGTGCTGGATTGGGTGGACTCCTGCCTCACCAGCTAGGAAATCTCTCCAATCTGCAGTATCTAGACCTATCCGATGACATTTTTGTGGCTCCGATCCATCAATTTAGCATTGGTGATGCACTCTGGATTTCTCACCTTTCCTCTCTAAAGCATCTCAACCTGAAGAGTGTTAACTTTCAAAATGGTACTCACTGGCTGGAAGCTCTGAACATGCTTCCTTCTATTGTGGAGATATACTTATCTGACTGTGCAATTCAAAGTGTTCCCCTCTCTCTTCCACATGTGAACTTTACATCACTGTCTGTTCTTGATTTGTCGGATAGTCTCATTGACTCTACGATACCCTCTTGGTTATCCAACATAAGTGGCCTTGAGCACCTTGATCTCAATGGGAATTTCCTTCAGGGTAATATTCCACCGACCTTTGGTAACTTGGCTTCCCTCAAGGAACTTAATTTAGCTTACAATTCTCTTCGAGGAGGAATACCCACTTCCTTCAAAAATCTGTGCAAGTTGCAGAATTTAATATTGTCAGGCATCAATATCAGCAAAGATTTGTTAGAACTCGATGAAATTTTCTCTGGTTGCATCAAGATGAGCTTAGAGAGCCTGGACTTATCCGGAACGAATATTAGTGGGCAGCTGCCTGAATGGTTATTCCAACTCAGGAAGCTTAAATCACTACAGTTGGAGCAGAATCTGATTTCTGGTCCTATTCCTGTATCAATTGGacaactagcatcactccaaGAGCTCTATCTTGGGGTAAATCAGTTGAACGAAACTATACCAGAAAGTGTCTGGTGGCTATCTCAGCTAGTCGTTTTGGACCTTGGGCACAACAATTTGGAGGGTGTAATGTCTGAGGCGCATTTTGGAAACCTCACAGAATTGAAATATTTGTCTTTGTCGTCCAACTCCTTGGCTCTAAAGGTCAAAAGCAATTGGCTTCCTCCCTTCCGGCTAGAATCCCTTCTGATGGGCTCCTGCAAACTGGGTCCTGAGTTCCCTGCATGGCTCCAGTCGCAAATAAATATTTCAgaaattgttatgtctaatgctagtATTATTGATGCTATGCCAAACTGGTTTTGGAGCTTAATTTCCACAGCAGAGTACGTGAGTGTCTCCGGCAATCAGATCAGTGGCCACGTACCCAATTTATTGCATTTAAACAACCTCTACGGGTTGGATTTAAGTTCAAACTACTTCGAGGGTCCTCTTCCATATTTTCCTCCTGGATTGGAATTATTAGATCTGTCAAACAATTCATTTTCAGGAACAATTTCACTTGTCATCTCCACGAATATGTCTAACCTCGTGTATTTATCATTTTCAGAAAACAATTTAAGTGGTGAAATTCCCTTCTCTATATGCAAACTGTCGGTTTTAGAGGTTCTTGatctttcaaaaaatatgttATCAGGAGAGCTCCCGAGTTGCTGGAATGATTCTTCCTCAATTGAAGTTATAGATTTTTCAAGCAACAGCATATCTGGAGTTATTCCTGAGTCAATATGTTCCATAGTATCGCTTCAGTCGTTGCACTTGAGCAATAACAGTCTATCTGGAGAGCTGCCTTTGTCCTTGAAGGATTGTAAGAAATTATACCTTCTTGATGCTggacataatgatttgaaaggtGAAATTCCAACCTGGATAGGTGAAAGTTTAACTAGTCTGCGATTCCTCAATCTGCGATCAAATATGTTGGTCAGAGATATTCCTCCAAATCTTTCAAGATTGAGTGCTCTCCAATTTCTCGACCTTGCAGATAATGAGCTATCGGGAACTATTCCAAGGAGCTTTGGAAATTTTACTGCCATGAAAGTAATTGAAAATTTTTCAAGTTCGACGACAGGTCAAATTAGATATAAGGAGCATATGTTTATTACAACTAAAGGAAACACTTTCTCCTATGATGAGTTGCTTCCGCTTATGAATATCTTGGATCTTTCAGACAATAGCCTATTTGGAGGAGTACCTGAAGAACTCACAAGTCTTTCTTGCTTATTTAGCTTAAATTTATCTGGAAACCATTTCACAGGAGAAATCACTGAAAATATCAGTAAATTGCAACAGTTGGAGTCCCTTGACTTGTCAAGGAACAACTTTTCTGGCACAATTCCTTCAAGCCTCGCTTTCCTGACTTCTTTGGCTCACTTGAACCTCTCGTACAACAACTTGTCAGGAGAAATTCCTCTTGGTAATCAACTTCTGACATTCAATGATCCATCGATCTATATTGGCAATCCTGGTCTTTGTGGGTTTCCTCTGAATCAAAGTTGTAAAGACAATGAGACAGCACAAGGTCGAAGTAATGCAGCTGATAGAGATGAGAATGAGATGATATGGTTCTACACGAGCATGGCACCAGGATTTGTTGTTGGTTTCTGGGCAgtctggggtaccttaatacttaacaagaattggaacctTTACTACTTCCGATTTATAGACAACATGCTTGACAAAGTATATGTGTTTACCGTACTGAAAGTTTCTAGGATCAGAAAAAGTTGTTGTTCCCAGGGATGA
- the LOC135636785 gene encoding receptor-like protein EIX2 isoform X2, with protein MGGCDLQQSYWACRQAGPPQSASFILCWWRGIQQLDLRSAGLGGLLPHQLGNLSNLQYLDLYNDIFVAPVHEFSIGDALWISHLSSLKHLNLNSVNFQNGTHWLEALNMLPSIVEIYLSDCAIQSVPLSLPHVNFTSLSVLDLSDNLINSTMPSWLSNISGLEHLDLSYNNLQGNIPPTFGNLASLEELNFNNNSLQGGIPTSFKNLCRLQNLILRAINISKDLLELDEIFSGCIKMSLESLDLSETNIRGQLPEWLFQLRKLKSLQLEQNLISGPIPVSIGQLASLQELYLGVNQLNETIPESVWWLSQLVVLDLGHNNLEGVMSEAHFGNLTELKYLILSSYSLALKVKSNWIPPFLLEFLWMGSCKLGPEFPAWLQSQINIFEIDMSNASIIDAMPNWFWSLISTAGSVSISGNQISGHVPNLLHLNNLIELDLSSNYFEGPLPYFPPGLELLDLSNNSFSGTISLDIIMNMPDLLYLSFSENNLSGEIPFSVCQLQALWVLDLSKNMLSGEIPNCWNNSSSIKDMDFSSNNISGVIPETICSIESLLSLHLGSNSLSGELPLSFKGCTKLVLLDAGHNDLKGEITTWIGESLTSLRFLNLRSNMLDGDIPPNLSKLSALEFIDLADNKLSGSIPRSFGNFTAMKVNGKFSSRMTDATSYKVQMLVTTKGRTQDYDKSLSLMNILDLSDNNLFGEVLEELTSLSGLFSLNLSGNHFTGEIIENISKLQQLESLDLSRNNFSGTIPSGLAALTYLAHLNLSYNNLSGEIPLGNQLLTFTDPSIYTGNPGLCGFPLNQSCKDSETTQGQSNPDDRDENEMIWFYTSMAPGFVVGFWTVWGTLILNKNWNLYYFRFIDNMLDKVYVFTVLKVSTIRKHCCSQQG; from the coding sequence ATCTCTCCAATCTGCAGTATCTAGACTTATACAATGACATTTTTGTGGCTCCGGTCCATGAATTTAGCATTGGTGATGCACTCTGGATTTCTCACCTTTCTTCTCTAAAGCATCTCAACCTGAACAGTGTTAACTTTCAAAATGGTACTCACTGGCTGGAAGCTCTGAACATGCTTCCTTCTATCGTGGAGATATACTTATCTGACTGTGCAATTCAAAGTGTTCCCCTCTCTCTTCCACATGTGAACTTTACATCACTGTCTGTTCTTGATTTGTCGGATAATCTCATTAACTCTACGATGCCCTCTTGGTTATCCAACATAAGTGGCCTTGAGCACCTTGATCTCAGTTACAACAACCTTCAGGGTAATATTCCACCGACCTTTGGTAACTTGGCTTCCCTCGAGGAACTTAATTTTAATAACAATTCTCTTCAAGGAGGAATACCCACTTCCTTCAAAAATCTGTGCAGGCTGCAGAATTTAATATTGAGAGCCATCAATATCAGCAAAGATTTGTTAGAACTCGATGAAATTTTCTCTGGTTGCATCAAGATGAGCTTAGAGAGCCTGGACTTATCCGAAACGAATATTCGTGGGCAGCTGCCTGAATGGTTATTCCAACTCAGGAAGCTTAAATCACTCCAGTTGGAGCAGAATCTGATTTCTGGTCCTATTCCTGTATCAATTGGacaactagcatcactccaaGAGCTCTATCTTGGGGTAAATCAGTTGAACGAAACAATACCAGAAAGTGTCTGGTGGCTATCTCAGCTAGTCGTTTTGGACCTTGGGCACAACAATTTGGAGGGTGTAATGTCTGAGGCGCATTTTGGAAACCTCACAGAATTGAAATACTTAATTTTGTCGTCCTACTCCTTGGCTCTGAAGGTCAAGAGCAATTGGATTCCTCCCTTCCTGCTTGAATTCCTTTGGATGGGCTCTTGCAAACTGGGTCCTGAGTTCCCTGCATGGCTCCAGTCGCAAATAAATATTTTCGAAATTGATATGTCTAATGCTAGTATTATTGATGCTATGCCAAACTGGTTTTGGAGCTTAATTTCCACAGCAGGATCCGTGAGTATCTCCGGCAATCAGATCAGTGGCCACGTACCAAATTTATTGCATTTAAACAACCTCATCGAGTTGGATTTAAGTTCAAACTACTTCGAGGGTCCTCTTCCGTATTTTCCTCCTGGATTGGAATTATTAGATCTGTCAAATAATTCATTCTCGGGAACAATTTCACTTGACATCATCATGAATATGCCTGACCTCCTATATTTATCATTTTCAGAAAACAATTTAAGTGGTGAAATTCCCTTCTCTGTATGCCAACTGCAGGCCTTATGGGTTCTTGatctttcaaaaaatatgttGTCAGGAGAGATCCCCAATTGTTGGAATAATTCTTCCAGTATCAAAGATATGGATTTTTCAAGCAACAACATATCTGGAGTTATTCCGGAGACAATATGTTCCATAGAATCGCTTCTGTCATTGCACTTGGGCAGTAATAGTTTATCTGGAGAGTTGCCTTTGTCATTCAAAGGTTGTACGAAATTAGTCCTTCTTGATGCTggacataatgatttgaaaggtGAAATTACAACTTGGATTGGTGAAAGTTTAACTAGTCTGAGGTTCCTCAATCTACGATCAAATATGTTGGACGGAGATAttcctccaaatctttcaaaattAAGTGCTCTCGAATTTATCGACCTTGCAGATAATAAGCTGTCGGGAAGTATTCCAAGGAGCTTTGGAAATTTTACTGCCATGAAAGTTAATGGAAAGTTTTCAAGTAGGATGACAGATGCAACAAGTTACAAGGTGCAGATGCTAGTAACAACTAAAGGACGAACTCAAGACTATGACAAGTCACTTTCGCTTATGAATATTTTGGACCTCTCGGATAATAACTTATTTGGAGAAGTACTCGAAGAACTCACAAGCCTTTCTGGCTTATTCAGTTTAAATTTATCTGGAAATCATTTCACAGGAGAAATCATTGAAAATATCAGTAAATTACAACAGTTGGAGTCCCTTGACTTATCAAGGAACAACTTTTCTGGCACAATTCCTTCTGGCCTCGCTGCCCTGACTTATTTGGCTCACTTGAACCTGTCATACAACAACTTATCAGGGGAAATTCCTCTTGGTAATCAACTTCTGACCTTCACTGATCCATCTATCTATACTGGCAATCCTGGTCTTTGTGGGTTTCCTTTGAATCAAAGTTGCAAAGACAGTGAGACAACACAAGGTCAAAGTAATCCAGATGATAGAGATGAGAACGAGATGATATGGTTCTACACGAGCATGGCACCAGGATTTGTTGTTGGTTTCTGGACAgtctggggtaccttaatacttaacaagaattggaacctTTACTACTTCCGATTTATAGACAACATGCTTGACAAAGTATATGTGTTTACCGTACTGAAAGTTTCTACGATCAGAAAACATTGTTGTTCCCAACAAGGATGA